The DNA region CTAGGAAAATTAAAGATATCATACTGAGAAATTAAAGTATATTTTGAATCGTCAAACTCATTTGGTTCATTTGTGATGTAATAATTACCTGAATTATCTTCCTGGTGATATACAAATGGCAAATGGTTTATTGCTGCAAGGATACTTGAAGGCATGCCAAACATACAGTTTGTGTATTCTACGTATTTTTCATTAATATCTGCTTCAATATCTTTCTGAATAGAAAGTGCTGAATTTTTAAGTGTGAAATTCCTATGACATAAAAAATTTCCCATTTTCCATATGTTCCATGTGTTTGAAAGTACAATCAATATGAAAACGATTAATATACTTTTTGGGTTAATATCTATATTACTATTCGAATGAAAATAATCTTTCATAACAAGAAATATTTTCGGAACAAAATAGAGCATTGGAATAAGAAGTATAGTAAAGTAACGTTCTGCTTGAGGAGTAAAATATCCCAAAAACAAGAAGCTGGATATTGTAAGAGATAACATTATTAAATCAATTAATAATATTTTCCTCACTATAATAGATTTTTGTATAATAATAATGATACTCACTAACATAATGAGGAATAGAGCACTATTATAGATCAAAACATTGTTCGTAAAAAATCTCATGTAATTTTTCATGATCAGCAAAGGATTGAATTGGCTATTATTAACTGTTTCAACATTGATTATATATCTTAATGGCATTGAGAAAAAAGAACCTGTAATTATTTTGTTTGTAGTAAGTAATATCAACAACAGTGTGAATATTGTTGTGATAAAGAATAGAATCAATCCCTTAATATTTGCTCTATTATTCGATTCATTAAAAATTTTTAAAAACAAAACAGAAACGATTGACGATATAAAGAATATTAATCCTGTCGTTTTAACACACAAACATATGCCTATAGAAACTCCATGTATCGCGAATAATAGATACTTCCTTTTAGTTTTTGTTTCTTTTAGTGCATGATATAAAATTATCAATCCAAACATCCCAAAAACGAACATTGGAATATCAAAAAAAGCGATTCTACCTTGTATGAATAAAAAATAACTTGTTGCTGCAAGAAAGACGTAAAGAAGTATTGTTATTAGAAAAGTGTTACTTTTCTTCTCTCGCAGAGAGTATAATAAGGTTATTGCAATCAGAAACAAGAGTACGATTGAAAATAGAACAAAAGGTAAACGTAATGAAAAAAGTGATAAACCAAAAATTCTAAATGATGTATATACAATCAGGGGCATTACTGGCCATAGAAGCATATCATTTTTATCATTGCATAGCCATTTATTTGATATTATTTTGTTTATTGCATTTCCCGATTTCCATCCCTCGTCTGTTACATATGCACCTTGCAGTTTTGAAATCGAAACATCAGGATCTGCTTCTATAGCTATAAACCTTGTTGCTATGCTAAAGAGAATCCCTAAAAATATAAGTAAAATCAATACAAATCTAATTTTTGAATCTTTATTAGATTTTGTTTCGTATCTCATGAAGAATATCTTTCTTTTTTGTAATTATAAAAAATATTGCTCCAATAATAGCAATAAAAACAACTTTAATCAGAGTATGATAAAAATGATATGGAATGATAAAATTAATTATTGAGATAGCAGCCAGAACTACTATTGCTAAAATTACGTATCCAAAATTATATTTTACTGGATACATTCTTTCCGCAATGATAAGATTGAAGAACACAATGAGAGCAAAGGCAATGATAGACGCAATACCTGCTCCATAAATCCCGTACTGAGGAATTAACATGAAATTCAAAACTATATTAAGAATTGCTCCAAGTCCGACAGCAAGTGCAATGTTTCCTGCTTTCTTTTTAACATAGAAACTCAGATTGATAATATTAAAAATGCCGTAAAGATAATTTGAAATGACCCCAAATACAACAATTTTGATCGCTTCATGATACCTGGAATCGATAAATATCTTAAAGATTTCTGGAGAAAATAAGATGACAGAAAAGCCAATTAAACCTCCAAAAATAACATAAAAATTGAATACTTTTCTGAACGAATTTTTTGCATTAGAATCCTCAGCAACTCTCATCGCATAAGGGAAATAGACAAGACTTATGATCGAATTCAAAAAAGTAATGATCATACCGATTCGGTACCCTATCGCATAAATACCCACATCATATAATGACCGTGCAGAAAGGTAGGTCAACATATAACGGTCAGACACTTTGAGGATCAACATTGCAAACGTGCCGGGGATCATGACCAATCCGAAGGAGAGGAGTCTTTTTATGATCGGATATGAAAATATTTTCTTACTCCTGCTATTTTGTGATAATCTCCTCATGATCGAGCCCATTACACTGACCGCAACAAGTGCAGCACAACCGGAAGAAATAGTCATCAAAATAAAGATTGTCTTAAGGTCGAATCTTGAAGAGATAGCAGCTACAATAAGCAAGATGAGAAGGAGAACATGCTTGAAATTACCGACGAATATGTATTGCTTAGACCTCTCCATCATATTGAGGATACTCAGAACCATACCATAGACTACATCGAAAAAAAGGATCATACTCACCCATAACATGATATTAGAGAAAGCTTTTGTTCGTAAGATCAGTTGTGATAATTCAATTCTGAAAATGATAATTATTATCGATAAAATTATACCAAATACGATTATCGTTATAAATATCGAGCTAATAAGTGTGTAATGATACTCGGGTGATTTCTTTTCATAGAAATAAGAAAAGATCGCTTGCTGAAATCCGAGAAAATAAATCAAACTTGCGAATGATATGAACACCACAACATTCGTATAGACTGCATATTCTTCCGGTACAAGGAAATGAGTAAAAACAGGCAGAAGTATGAGGAGAATAATTTTTTGCAGTAGATTTCCTGCAGTGTAATGGAGTATTTTCTCTATATATTCTTTCATTTTGAGAGAACGTTTTTGTACATATTAACTGTCTGCTCGGCTATCTTATCCCATAGAAAATTCTTTAGAATATGGTTGCGAAGATCGGAAGATTTCTTTTTATTTAATGCAAGTTCAGTCATTTTTATAATAGACATAACAGAAGATGGTTCAGCATATTCTGCCAAGGAATCAAAGTATTCTCTGGTTCCACCATAAGGAGTTATGACAACATTTGCACCTGCCAGTCCCGCTTCCAGCGCAGCCCGTCCCGGCGTTTCATAACGGGTCGGTAGAACGAACGTATGACAAGCCGCATATGCAGATTCAAATAAGGGGTCATCATGCTTGAGCCAATCAATATGAAGTATATTTTTTGATTTCCCAAGCATCTCTTTGCAAAGGTCGCCCTCCTTATTCTTTAAAACATCTGCAATAAGAACTGCAGGATGATCGATCCTTTGTAACGCTTCGATGATCTTCGGACCATTCTTTCGTACAGCACCGAGATGTCCTACATAGAGAATGAAATCCTTGAGATCATACTTTTTCTCAAAAAGTGCCGGATCAGCATGAGCAAAGCGTTCCTCCACACCATTATGGATCACTTCGATCTTTTCACTTTTTACCCCAAGACCTCCACATAGAAGATTACCTTCATCACGCGTATTTGGCAACACTTGTTCAGCATTATCGCAGATGAATTTCGTGAAGTAGTAGTCGGAATAGGTTCTTTTAAAAATTTTCTTAAATGGAGCTTCAAGCATCCTGTACATATGGATCATCTGAGCTGAATGGTTACTGAAAAAAATGGGATTGACCACATATTTAGCACCATACAACTTTAGATTCATCGCCATCGGATAGGTATGGATGTTCGCATTAAATATATGAACGATGTCATCATCATCAAATTTCAGATCATAATCCCACATATTGAAAAATTCAACATTAATTTTAAGTTTATCCAAAGCCTGTTTTAATGACAAAATTTTATAGGTGGGTCCACCCCTATTGATCATCAATGTTTGGTAACTCGCTAAGTAAATTTTCATTATTGCTTCTTTGCTTTTTTATGTTCATGGTTTTGCAAAATATCTCTCCAGTAAAATTGCCGCATTGACTTGTTTTCATCAAAAAGGAGAGGGTCTACTTTTGTAAACATCAAACTATTTATTTTGTATTCTATGTTCGGTTTAAGATGGGTTACACTTCCTTGATCCGTAATAACTGAATAAGTCATTTCAGAGTCATTGCTCTGAATAGTAATTGTATCATTAGTCGAATCATACCAAAATTTATTGTTCAATCTTTTCTTCCACCAGGATGAGAACTCATACATCGTTGGATTCCAAGCATTTTTGTTTTTGATGTATAAGAATACTTCTTCGATAACATCAAGCTTTTTATGATGAGGATGGTGATAGATGATCGCGGGAACATTTCGAGAAAAATTATAATCGATAAAATTCTTATAATATTGTACCATTTCATCATTCATGAAGTGTGACCTTCGAAGTCTGCCGATGCTTATTGGATGGATAGGAATCTGCAGTACAGGAGAAAAATGATCCTTAAAGAATGGATGAAAGGCTACATCGTCATAATCGAGAGAAAATTCAGAGGAATAATCAAATCCTAAATCCTTAAGCACATGTCCAAGAGATTCATTCCATTCTCCAAATGGTGCAGCGAATCCTTTTACTTCTATACTATTTTTTCTCAAGGTATCCAAAGCATGTTCAAGATGATGATAATTTTCTTTGTAAGTTTTATGTACCTTGTGATGTTCACAATGAAGAGCAATCTCATGATCTGTAAAATTAGGATATACACCCTTAAGTAAGGTTTCATCGTGAGTATCGACAAACCAGGTTGCTTTAATGTCATATTTTTTGCAGAGCTCATAGAGATTTTGTGCATCTTGGGCTGAACAAAAATCTGTATCGATTCTAAACATAAAAGCATTTTCAGTCTTATCTGGATACACATCTTTTTCAACAACAGGAATATTCATTTGCTGAAAAAATCTACTAATCACCGTAAATATGATATCACGAATTTTACTCTTACTAACACGCGATACCACTTCTGAGGGAAGTTCTTTTCTGTCTGCATAGAAACGTTTTCTCTTAAATGCATTTGAAAGGATCGTCTCATTTACAGAAAAGGGAAGAATCACTACTTTTCCTTTGCCGATCTTTGATTCGTAAACACTGCAATCTTTATCAATTTGGTTACAAGATTCACCTTTTGCTATATAAAAATCTGTATAAAAATCAACCAGTCCAAGTGAATGAAATATTGATTCTTCGCCTGGAATTATGTATGTTATCTTTCTTTTCTTACATGTACTATCAAAAAAATACGGAAATGTATCTTTATCAAGAATTGCAAAACCACCGTTTGAAATAAATGCTTCTAAATCCTGTTTTTTTGTTTCAGCGAGTTCGCTGTTTGGAATAAGAAGGTTGAACTTCGAAAAATCAATCTTTGAATTGATATCCAGCTTTTCAAAACTTATACCTAGCTGTGTTATAATGATCTCCCAACCGGGATTAGGTGTACAAAGTCCTATCTTTATTTCCATGCTGTATGCTTGATAAGATTAACGAGAGCATTCTCTCTTCTTTGCATTGAGAAATGCTCTAAAATATGATTTCTGACATGAGTGCCTTTTGTGGATTGAAGGGCTTTTTGGATTGCTTTTGCGGTTTCTTCAGGTGCATTAAAAGGGACATAATAACCGTTATCTCCAACCAATTCGGGAAGAGCACCTTTTTTGGTCACTACCGGAATGCACTCGCATAACATTCCTTCAGCAAGTGAGATACCGAACCCTTCATGTCCCGAAACCTGCACATAGACTCTTGCCTTTTGATAAAATCTTATCAACTCCTCTTCTATTACATAACCGGTGAATATCACATTTTCAGTTGCAATTTTTTTCAAATATTGGAGCGTTGCTTCGTCAGCTTTTCCAATAACATAAAATGGAATACCGGGCAGATAGGCAGCTGCTTTCACGAACGTTTCAATACCTTTACGGCTCAAATTCGATGAGGTAACAGCACCAACAGTAATTGCAATATTTTCTTTTGGAATCACAGAGTCAACGAGAAATTTCTCTGTTTCAACACCATTATAAACAAGAATAGATTGAGTATATCCATAATTTTGAATCAACTCATTTTTACTTGCTTCAGAAACAGACAACACGACGTCAGCATGCCGGATGATCCAGGATATCTTACTTTTCAGTTTCGGGCTAAATGCTCCCCCATAGGAAATTTGAGGTTCATTTGCAACTTCATATCCACCTACCACCAGAATCGTTTTTTTCTTTAATAGCTTGGAGAACATAATCGTAATCATCGCTCTGAAATCAGCAAACCAGATGAATGAAAGATCACAAGATTGTAGTTTCTTCCAAATGACTATAATTGTTTTTAATGTTTCTCTAATTGTTTTTTTTATTCCGACAAAATTTGCAACCTCAACATTAAAATGCTGTTGTAGAAGTTCAATATCACGTAGAACAAATGCAACTGAGTAGGATGAAACTATTAAGACTCGTAAAGTCTTCTTCATCGTTGTTGTTTATTGTATTATCCGAATAATATCTGCTGAGATAGACTCAGGATCAAGATGCAGGTATGAATAAACTTCTTCACTGCTTCCCGAAATACCATATCTGTTGACGCCAAACGGATGAACACGAGCTTGGATTCCTATTTGGTTAATTTTTGCCGAAAGAATTGCTCCAAGACCTGTATGAACATTATGATCTTCATACGTGAATACGATCTTATTTTTTGAAATCTCTTTCAAGTCGTCCTGGTTTATATCCGTTGGAGAAGATATGTTCCACACATCGAGTTTGATGCCTTGATCACGTAGTATTTCATGAACTTGTACCGCTTTTTCAACCATTACGCCGGTGGCAACAAGTGTAGCATACTTTCCATGTCTTAAATGATCTGCAATACCATACTGGAATCCATAGTCTTTTCCGTAGAATTCATTACCATCTTCATCAGTAATAATTGCAGTTCCGGATCGTCCAATTGGCACATAGAAGTTACCTGGTTGAGTTGCAATATATCTGATGATCTTATCTGCCTGATTACCATCTGCAGGAATAACGATCTTAAAACAAAAGAGGTTACTCATCAAGGAGATATAGTCGATACACTGGTGGGTCTTGCCGTCCTCGCCGACATTCAATCCAACGTGTGTAGTCACGAGTTTTAAATTGGTGTTATTAATATCATTGAGCCGCTGCTGGTTATATGTTTCGTCAACGCCAAAAACCCCGAAATCTGAGAAAAAAGTAATGATATTCTCCTTCGACATAGCTCCGGCAACCACTGCTGTGTTATGCTCCTGAATACCCCCCTGATAGAACCTTGCCGGAAATACCTTTGCAAATTGTGATGTTTTGACGGATCCTGCAAGATCGCAGTCAAACACAGCGAATTGCACATTGGTATTCAGCTCCGCGATGTCTGCAAGAGCACAACCATATGCGCTTCTGCACGCAACTTTCTTATCTTTTGAATAAAACATTTCACCCATGTTATAAATATGAGGATAAATAACAGAAATTTCATTGTGTGGAGATGGGAAAAAATTCTCTCTTACCTTTATGTATTTATTAAGATCATTTTCCAGATCGAGTTCCTGTAATGCCTTTACACATTCCTCATATGTCAGCGCTTTTCCATGAAATCCCTCATCATTTTCCATGAACGAAACACCATGCCCCATGACTGTGTGTGCTATAATAACAGTCGGATTTGGATTTTTATGAGCTCTGTCAAGAGCGTCAAAAATCTGATGAAAATCATGACCATTTATTTCTATCACATCCCAACCGTCAGATATATAATTATCAGCAATGTTCTGAGGCATTACATCATGAACGCTACCGCTGATCTGTAACTGGTTATAATCGACAAGGGCTGTAACATTTGTGAGATCATATTTTTTAATAAATCTGCGTGCTTCACCCAATTGACCTTTCTGTTGTTCACCGTCACCCATGCACACGTAGACATTGTAACTCAATCCTTTTTGTTTTCCAGCCAACGCAAATCCTGCACCTGCAGATAAACCTTGTCCAAGATTTCCTGTGGCCCACTCGATGCCGGGAACATCAGGTTCTATGTGACCCTCAAAGATACTACCAGCTTTCCTGAAACATGCAATAACATCATTAATATCAAAAAAACCGAATCGACCAAGAACCGAATATATTCCCGGTGCGGTATGACCATGGCTTATGATGATCCTGTCCCTATTTTCATCGGTCAAATTTTCAGGTGTTATATGTGCAGACGCATACAATGCAAGATACAGGTCTAATGATGACATCGAACCGCCGGGGTGTCCGCTTTTAGCAATGGTCGTCATCTTAAGTATGTCACCCTTGCAAAGTTTGCTCATTTCATTAAGTTCTTCGATCGAACGCTTTAAATCTTTCATAAAATAAGCCCTTCTAGTATTAGTTCTTTTTGATAGGCAATAATCTCTTTTATCCCTTTCTCAGCAAACGAAAGCATCTCTTGTAACTGCTCCCGGCTAAATGGTGTTTCCTCGCTTGTACCCTGTACTTCAATAAAATTACCATTCTCATCCATCACAATGTTCATATCAACCTGTGCTGCCAGATCCTCATCATAGGCAAGATCCAGCAAAACAGTATCTTGTACAACACCTGTACTAATTGCGCCGATAAAATTTTGAATGGGAAACTCCTTGAGCCACTTCCTCTCTCTCATATATGAACATGCATCATAGAGGGCAATAAAACTACCGTTTATCGCTGCTGTACGTGTTCCACCATCCGCCTGGATGACATCACAGTCAAGGATGATTTGCTTTTCAGGAATTTGAGTTAGATCGAAAATAGCTCTGAGTGAACGTCCAATAAGGCGTTGAATTTCCTGGCTTCTTCCTTTTATCTTTCCCTGGTATCTGTCCCGCAAGATCCTTTTTTGAGAACTTCTTGGGAGCATATCATATTCAGCTGTTACCCATCCCTGGCTGAGACCCTGTTCTCGAATGAATTGGGGCACCTTATGATCAATGGTAGCTGTACAAATTACTTTGGTATTTCCTAGTTCAACAAGCACAGAGCCTTCAGGATCATTCAGATAATTTCTCGTTATTGTGAATTCACGTAATTGATCGACTTTTCTTTTATCACTTCTCTTGAAACTCATTCGAATCCTTATTATCTTCAGATTTCTTAACCTCTGCAGGTTTTGCTGGTTTTACGATTTCTTGTATAAACTTCATAAATGTCTTATTATCAATTTCGTTTTTAACAGACTGAATCGATTTTATCTCCTTTGAGATTTCTCCAGGCACTTGCTTTTCTAGGGTCAAAGTTAAAGCTAACTTACAATTCTTATCTTTTTGCGGACAACTCGCCTGTGTTCTTCCAGAGAGATACGCAACGATCTCCATGCCAAAAAGAATTGTCAGCCAGGTAAAATAAAGCCAGATCATAAGTATAGGAAAAGCTCCAAGTGTGCCATACACAGATCTTACATTTGTGAAGGTTGCAATATACCAGTCAAAGCCACCCTTTCCAATCGACCAGATAATACTTGTTATCACTGCACCAATTAATGCATGTCCTACCTTAGGATGGACAGGTGATACAACTTCAAACAACACAAATATTAAAAGAATCATTCCAAGGTATGGTAAAAGCTTGATAAAAATACCTATTTTTGTAATTTGACTGATGACAGGCATAGAAGCTGCAACGAGAAGTGCTGCAAGGACAATAAAACCCCCGACAATTGCTGCAATAAACCGTTCAAAATCCCTGAAAACTGAACGCTTTTTATGTTTTTGGGTAGGTAATATCTTAGAAAATGTATGCGATATTGATTTGAATAGGAAAAAGGATGTAATTACAAGTAGAATGATACCAATCACATCAAGACCTGTTCTGCGAGCAAGCAGATCATTGAAAATCTCTTTAAGAATTTCTGCAGATTTCGGAATGAATGTCTCGAAAATGAAATTGAGAAAAACATCTTTGATCTTTACCATAGTTATATTCGGCGTGAAGAGAAACGTAACCATGATGAATGGCATAAAAGCTAAGAAAGTAATATAGGAAAGTCCTGTTGCTCTCAAATATGCCTGATCCTCTACAAAATGTGCATAGAGAATTTTCAACGTTTTCCAAAAATTCTGTAAGCCTTTTTTCATATGCTACTCGTACCGTAATATTTTAATCGGATCAGAGCGACTCGCCTGCAGGGCTGGAAAAAACCCGGCAATAAATCCTACTCCTACAGAAAGCACAAGGGCTATTACAATCATATTAGGACTGGCTGCAGTTGGTGACGATAAAAATTTTCCCAAAGCTCGTAGAAGCGAAATCCCCATTATAACGCCTATTATTCCCCCGATCAAACTCATAAAGGTAGTTTGAATTAAAAACTGCACT from Candidatus Cloacimonadota bacterium includes:
- a CDS encoding glycosyltransferase family 39 protein, which translates into the protein MRYETKSNKDSKIRFVLILLIFLGILFSIATRFIAIEADPDVSISKLQGAYVTDEGWKSGNAINKIISNKWLCNDKNDMLLWPVMPLIVYTSFRIFGLSLFSLRLPFVLFSIVLLFLIAITLLYSLREKKSNTFLITILLYVFLAATSYFLFIQGRIAFFDIPMFVFGMFGLIILYHALKETKTKRKYLLFAIHGVSIGICLCVKTTGLIFFISSIVSVLFLKIFNESNNRANIKGLILFFITTIFTLLLILLTTNKIITGSFFSMPLRYIINVETVNNSQFNPLLIMKNYMRFFTNNVLIYNSALFLIMLVSIIIIIQKSIIVRKILLIDLIMLSLTISSFLFLGYFTPQAERYFTILLIPMLYFVPKIFLVMKDYFHSNSNIDINPKSILIVFILIVLSNTWNIWKMGNFLCHRNFTLKNSALSIQKDIEADINEKYVEYTNCMFGMPSSILAAINHLPFVYHQEDNSGNYYITNEPNEFDDSKYTLISQYDIFNFPSSECHIFLLKSRNIQVYNKAKE
- a CDS encoding oligosaccharide flippase family protein — its product is MKEYIEKILHYTAGNLLQKIILLILLPVFTHFLVPEEYAVYTNVVVFISFASLIYFLGFQQAIFSYFYEKKSPEYHYTLISSIFITIIVFGIILSIIIIIFRIELSQLILRTKAFSNIMLWVSMILFFDVVYGMVLSILNMMERSKQYIFVGNFKHVLLLILLIVAAISSRFDLKTIFILMTISSGCAALVAVSVMGSIMRRLSQNSRSKKIFSYPIIKRLLSFGLVMIPGTFAMLILKVSDRYMLTYLSARSLYDVGIYAIGYRIGMIITFLNSIISLVYFPYAMRVAEDSNAKNSFRKVFNFYVIFGGLIGFSVILFSPEIFKIFIDSRYHEAIKIVVFGVISNYLYGIFNIINLSFYVKKKAGNIALAVGLGAILNIVLNFMLIPQYGIYGAGIASIIAFALIVFFNLIIAERMYPVKYNFGYVILAIVVLAAISIINFIIPYHFYHTLIKVVFIAIIGAIFFIITKKKDILHEIRNKI
- a CDS encoding glycosyltransferase family 4 protein, which encodes MKIYLASYQTLMINRGGPTYKILSLKQALDKLKINVEFFNMWDYDLKFDDDDIVHIFNANIHTYPMAMNLKLYGAKYVVNPIFFSNHSAQMIHMYRMLEAPFKKIFKRTYSDYYFTKFICDNAEQVLPNTRDEGNLLCGGLGVKSEKIEVIHNGVEERFAHADPALFEKKYDLKDFILYVGHLGAVRKNGPKIIEALQRIDHPAVLIADVLKNKEGDLCKEMLGKSKNILHIDWLKHDDPLFESAYAACHTFVLPTRYETPGRAALEAGLAGANVVITPYGGTREYFDSLAEYAEPSSVMSIIKMTELALNKKKSSDLRNHILKNFLWDKIAEQTVNMYKNVLSK
- a CDS encoding polysaccharide deacetylase family protein → MEIKIGLCTPNPGWEIIITQLGISFEKLDINSKIDFSKFNLLIPNSELAETKKQDLEAFISNGGFAILDKDTFPYFFDSTCKKRKITYIIPGEESIFHSLGLVDFYTDFYIAKGESCNQIDKDCSVYESKIGKGKVVILPFSVNETILSNAFKRKRFYADRKELPSEVVSRVSKSKIRDIIFTVISRFFQQMNIPVVEKDVYPDKTENAFMFRIDTDFCSAQDAQNLYELCKKYDIKATWFVDTHDETLLKGVYPNFTDHEIALHCEHHKVHKTYKENYHHLEHALDTLRKNSIEVKGFAAPFGEWNESLGHVLKDLGFDYSSEFSLDYDDVAFHPFFKDHFSPVLQIPIHPISIGRLRRSHFMNDEMVQYYKNFIDYNFSRNVPAIIYHHPHHKKLDVIEEVFLYIKNKNAWNPTMYEFSSWWKKRLNNKFWYDSTNDTITIQSNDSEMTYSVITDQGSVTHLKPNIEYKINSLMFTKVDPLLFDENKSMRQFYWRDILQNHEHKKAKKQ
- a CDS encoding glycosyltransferase, with protein sequence MKKTLRVLIVSSYSVAFVLRDIELLQQHFNVEVANFVGIKKTIRETLKTIIVIWKKLQSCDLSFIWFADFRAMITIMFSKLLKKKTILVVGGYEVANEPQISYGGAFSPKLKSKISWIIRHADVVLSVSEASKNELIQNYGYTQSILVYNGVETEKFLVDSVIPKENIAITVGAVTSSNLSRKGIETFVKAAAYLPGIPFYVIGKADEATLQYLKKIATENVIFTGYVIEEELIRFYQKARVYVQVSGHEGFGISLAEGMLCECIPVVTKKGALPELVGDNGYYVPFNAPEETAKAIQKALQSTKGTHVRNHILEHFSMQRRENALVNLIKHTAWK
- a CDS encoding transketolase, encoding MKDLKRSIEELNEMSKLCKGDILKMTTIAKSGHPGGSMSSLDLYLALYASAHITPENLTDENRDRIIISHGHTAPGIYSVLGRFGFFDINDVIACFRKAGSIFEGHIEPDVPGIEWATGNLGQGLSAGAGFALAGKQKGLSYNVYVCMGDGEQQKGQLGEARRFIKKYDLTNVTALVDYNQLQISGSVHDVMPQNIADNYISDGWDVIEINGHDFHQIFDALDRAHKNPNPTVIIAHTVMGHGVSFMENDEGFHGKALTYEECVKALQELDLENDLNKYIKVRENFFPSPHNEISVIYPHIYNMGEMFYSKDKKVACRSAYGCALADIAELNTNVQFAVFDCDLAGSVKTSQFAKVFPARFYQGGIQEHNTAVVAGAMSKENIITFFSDFGVFGVDETYNQQRLNDINNTNLKLVTTHVGLNVGEDGKTHQCIDYISLMSNLFCFKIVIPADGNQADKIIRYIATQPGNFYVPIGRSGTAIITDEDGNEFYGKDYGFQYGIADHLRHGKYATLVATGVMVEKAVQVHEILRDQGIKLDVWNISSPTDINQDDLKEISKNKIVFTYEDHNVHTGLGAILSAKINQIGIQARVHPFGVNRYGISGSSEEVYSYLHLDPESISADIIRIIQ
- the rph gene encoding ribonuclease PH, which gives rise to MSFKRSDKRKVDQLREFTITRNYLNDPEGSVLVELGNTKVICTATIDHKVPQFIREQGLSQGWVTAEYDMLPRSSQKRILRDRYQGKIKGRSQEIQRLIGRSLRAIFDLTQIPEKQIILDCDVIQADGGTRTAAINGSFIALYDACSYMRERKWLKEFPIQNFIGAISTGVVQDTVLLDLAYDEDLAAQVDMNIVMDENGNFIEVQGTSEETPFSREQLQEMLSFAEKGIKEIIAYQKELILEGLIL
- a CDS encoding YihY family inner membrane protein, with protein sequence MKKGLQNFWKTLKILYAHFVEDQAYLRATGLSYITFLAFMPFIMVTFLFTPNITMVKIKDVFLNFIFETFIPKSAEILKEIFNDLLARRTGLDVIGIILLVITSFFLFKSISHTFSKILPTQKHKKRSVFRDFERFIAAIVGGFIVLAALLVAASMPVISQITKIGIFIKLLPYLGMILLIFVLFEVVSPVHPKVGHALIGAVITSIIWSIGKGGFDWYIATFTNVRSVYGTLGAFPILMIWLYFTWLTILFGMEIVAYLSGRTQASCPQKDKNCKLALTLTLEKQVPGEISKEIKSIQSVKNEIDNKTFMKFIQEIVKPAKPAEVKKSEDNKDSNEFQEK